Proteins from one Aureimonas sp. SA4125 genomic window:
- a CDS encoding BrnT family toxin — MSLDFAGFEWDAGNIEKCAKHGVSREEIETVLSGEPALREDPFDRAVERRLRAIGRTPAGRYIFVVFTFRQSVGHWRIRPISARYMHSREAGHYEQS, encoded by the coding sequence ATGTCTCTCGATTTCGCCGGTTTCGAATGGGACGCTGGAAACATCGAGAAATGCGCCAAGCACGGCGTCTCCCGGGAGGAGATCGAAACGGTGCTTTCCGGCGAGCCGGCGCTTCGCGAAGATCCGTTCGATCGCGCGGTCGAGCGACGTCTGCGGGCCATCGGGCGCACGCCGGCAGGGCGCTATATCTTCGTCGTCTTCACGTTTCGCCAGTCTGTCGGACACTGGCGGATCCGGCCTATCAGCGCGCGCTACATGCATTCCAGGGAGGCAGGGCACTATGAGCAGAGTTGA
- a CDS encoding CopG family antitoxin, producing the protein MSRVDLKPLPEFASDEEAERFVDEADLTEYDLSGFHPVRLIETAPVDLPRTLVDRLGERAAVAGISRDRYIASLLEEHLAAAPK; encoded by the coding sequence ATGAGCAGAGTTGACCTGAAGCCGCTGCCGGAATTTGCCAGCGACGAGGAAGCCGAGCGTTTCGTCGACGAGGCGGATCTCACCGAATACGACCTATCGGGCTTCCATCCTGTTCGTCTGATCGAAACGGCCCCGGTCGATCTTCCGCGCACGCTTGTCGATCGGCTGGGAGAGCGCGCCGCGGTCGCGGGCATCTCGCGGGACCGGTATATCGCCTCTCTGCTCGAAGAACACCTCGCGGCCGCCCCCAAATGA